The following proteins come from a genomic window of Meles meles chromosome 1, mMelMel3.1 paternal haplotype, whole genome shotgun sequence:
- the HMGCL gene encoding hydroxymethylglutaryl-CoA lyase, mitochondrial isoform X1: protein MATMRNALPRRLVGLASLRAVSTSSLGTFPKRVKIVEVGARDGLQNEKNIVSTSTKIKLIDMLSEAGLPVIEATSFVSPKWVPQMADNAEVLKGIQKFPGINYPVLTPNIKGFQAAIAAGAKEVTIFGAASELFTKKNTNCSIEESLQRSDEILRAARAAGIPVRGYVSCVLGCPYEGKISPAKVAEVTKKMYSMGCYEISLGDTIGVGTPGVMKDMLSAVMHEVPVAALAVHCHDTYGQALANTLMALQMGVSVVDSSVAGLGGCPYAQGASGNLATEDLVYMLSGLGIHTGVNLQKLLEAGTFICQALNRKTSSKVAQATCKL, encoded by the exons ATGGCGACAATGAGGAACGCGCTGCCGCGGAGACTGGTGGGCTTAGCGTCTCTCCGGGCT GTCAGCACCTCTTCTCTGGGTACTTTCCCAAAGCGAGTGAAAATTGTGGAAGTTGGTGCCCGAGATGGACTACAGAATGAAAAG AATATCGTATCTACTTCTACAAAAATCAAGCTGATAGACATGCTTTCTGAAGCAGGACTCCCCGTTATAGAAGCCACCAGCTTTGTATCCCCCAAGTGGGTTCCCCAG ATGGCTGACAATGCTGAAGTTTTGAAGGGCATCCAGAAATTTCCTGGCATCAACTACCCAGTCCTGACCCCGAATATCAAAGGCTTCCAGGCAGCG ATTGCGGCTGGAGCCAAGGAGGTGACCATCTTTGGAGCTGCCTCAGAGCTGTTCACCAAGAAGAACACCAATTGCTCCATTGAGGAGAGTTTACAGCGATCTGACGAGATCCTGAGGGCGGCTCGGGCCGCCGGTATCCCCGTGCGCGG GTATGTTTCCTGTGTGCTTGGATGCCCCTATGAAGGGAAGATCTCCCCGGCCAAAGTAGCTGAG GTCACCAAGAAGATGTACTCGATGGGCTGCTATGAGATCTCCCTGGGGGACACCATCGGTGTGGGCACTCCTGGGGTCATGAAGGACATGCTGTCTGCGGTCATGCACGAGGTGCCTGTGGCTGCCCTAGCTGTCCACTGCCATGACACCTACGGCCAGGCCCTGGCCAACACCTTGATGGCCCTGCAG ATGGGAGTGAGTGTCGTGGACTCTTCTGTGGCAGGACTCGGAGGCTGTCCCTATGCACAGGGGGCATCCGGAAACTTGGCCACTGAGGACCTCGTCTACATGCTGTCTGGCTTGGGCATTCACACG GGTGTGAACCTCCAGAAGCTCCTGGAAGCTGGGACCTTTATCTGCCAAGCCCTGAACAGAAAAACCAGCTCCAAAGTGGCTCAGGCTACCTGTAAGCTGTAA
- the HMGCL gene encoding hydroxymethylglutaryl-CoA lyase, mitochondrial isoform X2, with translation MLSEAGLPVIEATSFVSPKWVPQMADNAEVLKGIQKFPGINYPVLTPNIKGFQAAIAAGAKEVTIFGAASELFTKKNTNCSIEESLQRSDEILRAARAAGIPVRGYVSCVLGCPYEGKISPAKVAEVTKKMYSMGCYEISLGDTIGVGTPGVMKDMLSAVMHEVPVAALAVHCHDTYGQALANTLMALQMGVSVVDSSVAGLGGCPYAQGASGNLATEDLVYMLSGLGIHTGVNLQKLLEAGTFICQALNRKTSSKVAQATCKL, from the exons ATGCTTTCTGAAGCAGGACTCCCCGTTATAGAAGCCACCAGCTTTGTATCCCCCAAGTGGGTTCCCCAG ATGGCTGACAATGCTGAAGTTTTGAAGGGCATCCAGAAATTTCCTGGCATCAACTACCCAGTCCTGACCCCGAATATCAAAGGCTTCCAGGCAGCG ATTGCGGCTGGAGCCAAGGAGGTGACCATCTTTGGAGCTGCCTCAGAGCTGTTCACCAAGAAGAACACCAATTGCTCCATTGAGGAGAGTTTACAGCGATCTGACGAGATCCTGAGGGCGGCTCGGGCCGCCGGTATCCCCGTGCGCGG GTATGTTTCCTGTGTGCTTGGATGCCCCTATGAAGGGAAGATCTCCCCGGCCAAAGTAGCTGAG GTCACCAAGAAGATGTACTCGATGGGCTGCTATGAGATCTCCCTGGGGGACACCATCGGTGTGGGCACTCCTGGGGTCATGAAGGACATGCTGTCTGCGGTCATGCACGAGGTGCCTGTGGCTGCCCTAGCTGTCCACTGCCATGACACCTACGGCCAGGCCCTGGCCAACACCTTGATGGCCCTGCAG ATGGGAGTGAGTGTCGTGGACTCTTCTGTGGCAGGACTCGGAGGCTGTCCCTATGCACAGGGGGCATCCGGAAACTTGGCCACTGAGGACCTCGTCTACATGCTGTCTGGCTTGGGCATTCACACG GGTGTGAACCTCCAGAAGCTCCTGGAAGCTGGGACCTTTATCTGCCAAGCCCTGAACAGAAAAACCAGCTCCAAAGTGGCTCAGGCTACCTGTAAGCTGTAA
- the GALE gene encoding UDP-glucose 4-epimerase, translated as MAEKVLVTGGAGYIGSHTVLELLEAGYLPVVIDNFHNAIRGRGSMPESLQRVQELTGRSVEFEEMDILDQAALQCLFKKHSFTAVIHFAGLKAVGESVQKPLDYYKVNLTGSIQLLEIMRAHGVKNLVFSSSATVYGNPQYLPLDEAHPTGGCTNPYGKSKFFIEEMIRDLCRADKTWNAVLLRYFNPIGAHASGCIGEDPQGIPNNLMPYVSQVAIGRREVLNVFGSDYDTEDGTGVRDYIHVVDLAKGHIAALRKLKEQCGCRIYNLGTGTGYSVLQMVQAMEKASGQKIPYKVVARREGDVAACYANPSLALKELGWTAVLGLDRMCEDLWRWQKQNPSGFGAQA; from the exons ATGGCAGAGAAGGTGCTGGTGACGGGCGGGGCTGGCTACATTGGCAGTCACACCGTGCTGGAGCTGCTTGAAGCCGGCTATTTGCCCGTGGTCATCGACAACTTCCACAACGCCATCCGTG GAAGGGGCTCCATGCCTGAGAGCCTGCAGCGGGTTCAAGAGCTTACAGGCCGCTCTGTGGAGTTTGAGGAGATGGACATCTTGGACCAGGCAGCCCTACAGTGTCTCTTTAAGAAG CACAGCTTTACGGCAGTCATCCACTTCGCGGGCCTCAAGGCAGTGGGAGAGTCCGTGCAGAAGCCTCTCGATTATTACAAAGTTAACCTGACCGGAAGCATCCAGCTGCTGGAG ATCATGAGGGCCCACGGGGTGAAGAACCTGGTGTTCAGCAGCTCGGCCACTGTGTATGGGAACCCACAGTACCTGCccctggatgaggcccaccccaCGGGTGGCTGTACCAACCCCTACGGCAAGTCTAAGTTCTTCATCGAGGAAATGATCCGGGACCTGTGCCGGGCAGACAAG ACCTGGAACGCGGTGCTGCTGCGGTACTTCAACCCCATAGGTGCCCATGCCTCGGGCTGCATTGGCGAGGATCCCCAGGGCATCCCCAACAACCTCATGCCCTATGTCTCCCAG GTGGCGATCGGGCGCCGGGAGGTACTGAATGTCTTCGGCAGCGACTATGACACAGAGGATGGCACAG GTGTCCGGGATTATATCCATGTTGTGGATCTGGCCAAGGGCCACATCGCGGCCTTAAGGAAGCTGAAGGAGCAGTGTGGCTGTCGg ATCTACAACCTGGGCACAGGCACGGGCTATTCAGTGCTACAGATGGTCCAGGCCATGGAGAAGGCTTCTGGCCAGAAG aTCCCATACAAGGTGGTGGCACGGCGGGAAGGCGATGTGGCTGCCTGTTACGCCAACCCCAGCCTGGCCCTCAAGGAGCTGGGCTGGACAGCAGTCTTGGGGCTGGACAGGATGT GTGAAGATCTGTGGCGCTGGCAGAAGCAGAATCCTTCAGGCTTCGGTGCGCAGGCCTGA
- the LYPLA2 gene encoding acyl-protein thioesterase 2 isoform X2 yields the protein MCGNTMSVPLLTDAATVSGAERETAAVIFLHGLGDTGHSWADALSTIRLPHVKYICPHAPRIPVTLNMKMVMPSWFDLMGLSPDAPEDEAGIKKAAENIKALIEHEMKNGIPANRIVLGGFSQGGALSLYTALTCPHPLAGIVALSCWLPLHRAFPQAANGSAKDLAILQCHGELDPMVPVRFGALTAEKLRSVVTPARVQFKTYPGVMHSSCPQEMAAVKEFLEKLLPPV from the exons ATGTGTGGTAACACCATGTCTGTGCCCCTGCTCACCGATGCTGCCACCGTGTCTGGAGCTGAGCGGGAAACGGCCGCG GTTATTTTTTTACATGGACTTGGAGACACAGG GCACAGCTGGGCTGACGCCCTCTCCACCATCCGGCTCCCTCACGTCAAGTACATCTGTCCCCATGC ACCCCGGATCCCTGTGACCCTCAACATGAAGATGGTGATGCCCTCTTG gttTGACCTGATGGGGCTGAGTCCAGATGCCCCCGAGGACGAGGCTGGCATCAAGAAGGCAGCAGAGAACA TCAAGGCCTTGATTGAGCACGAGATGAAGAATGGGATTCCTGCCAATCGAATCGTCCTGGGAGGCTTTTCACAG GGTGGGGCCCTGTCCCTCTACACGGCCCTTACCTGTCCCCACCCTCTGGCTGGCATCGTGGCATTGAGCTGTTGGCTGCCTCTGCACCGGGCCTTCCCCCAG GCAGCCAATGGCAGTGCCAAGGACCTGGCCATCCTTCAGTGCCATGGGGAGCTGGACCCCATGGTTCCAGTACGGTTCGGGGCCCTGACGGCTGAGAAGCTCCGGTCTGTTGTCACACCTGCCAGGGTCCAGTTCAAGACTTACCCAGGTGTCATGCACAGCTCTTGTCCTCAG gagATGGCAGCTGTGAAGGAATTTCTTGAGAAGCTGCTGCCTCCTGTCTAA
- the LYPLA2 gene encoding acyl-protein thioesterase 2 isoform X1, whose translation MCGNTMSVPLLTDAATVSGAERETAAVIFLHGLGDTGHSWADALSTIRLPHVKYICPHAPRIPVTLNMKMVMPSWFDLMGLSPDAPEDEAGIKKAAENIKALIEHEMKNGIPANRIVLGGFSQGGALSLYTALTCPHPLAGIVALSCWLPLHRAFPQVLSGPQAANGSAKDLAILQCHGELDPMVPVRFGALTAEKLRSVVTPARVQFKTYPGVMHSSCPQEMAAVKEFLEKLLPPV comes from the exons ATGTGTGGTAACACCATGTCTGTGCCCCTGCTCACCGATGCTGCCACCGTGTCTGGAGCTGAGCGGGAAACGGCCGCG GTTATTTTTTTACATGGACTTGGAGACACAGG GCACAGCTGGGCTGACGCCCTCTCCACCATCCGGCTCCCTCACGTCAAGTACATCTGTCCCCATGC ACCCCGGATCCCTGTGACCCTCAACATGAAGATGGTGATGCCCTCTTG gttTGACCTGATGGGGCTGAGTCCAGATGCCCCCGAGGACGAGGCTGGCATCAAGAAGGCAGCAGAGAACA TCAAGGCCTTGATTGAGCACGAGATGAAGAATGGGATTCCTGCCAATCGAATCGTCCTGGGAGGCTTTTCACAG GGTGGGGCCCTGTCCCTCTACACGGCCCTTACCTGTCCCCACCCTCTGGCTGGCATCGTGGCATTGAGCTGTTGGCTGCCTCTGCACCGGGCCTTCCCCCAG GTCCTATCTGGCCCACAGGCAGCCAATGGCAGTGCCAAGGACCTGGCCATCCTTCAGTGCCATGGGGAGCTGGACCCCATGGTTCCAGTACGGTTCGGGGCCCTGACGGCTGAGAAGCTCCGGTCTGTTGTCACACCTGCCAGGGTCCAGTTCAAGACTTACCCAGGTGTCATGCACAGCTCTTGTCCTCAG gagATGGCAGCTGTGAAGGAATTTCTTGAGAAGCTGCTGCCTCCTGTCTAA
- the PITHD1 gene encoding PITH domain-containing protein 1, producing the protein MSHGHSHGGGGCRCAAEREEPPEQRGLAYGLYLRIDLERLQCLNESREGSGRGVFKPWEERTDRSKFVESDADEELLFNIPFTGNVKLKGIIIMGEDDDSHPSEMRLYKNIPQMSFDDTDREPDQTFSLNRDLTGELEYATKISRFSNVYHLSIHISKNFGADTTKVFYIGLRGEWTELRRHEVTICNYEASANPADHRVHQVTPQTHFIS; encoded by the exons ATGTCGCACGGCCACAGCCACGGCGGGGGCGGCTGTCGCTGCGCCGCCGAGCGGGAGGAGCCGCCCGAACAGCGCGGCCTGGCCTACGGCCTCTACCTGCGCATCGACCTGGAGCGGCTGCAGTGCCTCAACGAGAGTCGGGAGGGCAGCGGCCGCGGCGTCTTCAAGCCGTGGGAGGAGCGGACCGACCGCTCCAAG TTTGTTGAAAGTGATGCAGATGAAGAGCTTCTGTTTAATATTCC ATTCACAGGCAATGTCAAGCTCAAAGGCATCATTATAATGGGAGAAGACGATGACTCACACCCCTCTGAGATGAGACT gTACAAAAACATTCCACAGATGTCCTTTGATGATACAGACAGGGAGCCAGATCAGACCTTTAGTCTGAATCGGGATCTTACGGGAGAATTAGAGTATGCTACAAA AATTTCTCGTTTTTCAAACGTCTATCATCTCTCAATTCATATTTCAAAAAACTTTGGAGCTGATACCACCAAGGTCTTCTATATTGGTCTGAGAGGAGAATGGACTGAG CTTCGCCGACATGAGGTGACCATCTGCAATTACGAAGCATCAGCCAACCCAGCAGACCACAGGGTCCATCAGGTTACCCCACAGACACACTTCATTTCCTAA